A portion of the Lysinibacillus timonensis genome contains these proteins:
- a CDS encoding C40 family peptidase: protein MSLSLRFSNLTITVITVFVFMTTVFFSHTTTASASINYGEEVSEVAKVHVDSPYQWGGTTPKGFDASGFTQYVYKNAATNMKIPRTSALQYEIGEFVKQDELKQGDLVFYATGEKGKVSFVAIYNGDGTFTGVTTEGVKIVKMSEQYWKDRYIGAKRIIE from the coding sequence ATGTCTTTGTCATTACGATTTTCAAACTTGACAATAACAGTAATAACTGTTTTCGTTTTCATGACAACAGTTTTTTTCAGCCACACAACTACTGCTTCTGCTTCCATTAATTACGGTGAGGAAGTATCAGAAGTTGCAAAAGTCCATGTCGATAGTCCTTACCAATGGGGTGGTACAACGCCAAAAGGTTTTGATGCCAGCGGTTTCACACAATATGTCTATAAAAATGCAGCAACAAATATGAAAATCCCTAGAACGAGTGCTTTACAATATGAGATCGGAGAATTCGTTAAGCAAGACGAATTAAAACAAGGAGATTTGGTATTTTACGCTACAGGAGAAAAAGGTAAAGTATCATTTGTTGCGATTTATAATGGCGATGGTACATTTACCGGCGTTACAACAGAGGGCGTAAAGATTGTTAAAATGAGTGAACAATATTGGAAGGATCGTTATATAGGAGCCAAACGTATTATCGAATAA
- a CDS encoding TIGR03943 family protein — MRLNSHHVLKAIILGYFMLFFIQLQYSGDIIKYINPKYDVMSKIAAGVFIVLFIIQLPRMFKHKHKHHVCTSHCHHDHGNTRFGIKRLVSYCVIAFPLITGFTMEPVTLNASIASNKGTVLPQANKSEISREDGDSLLEDASSLAEKEGIDIYSDEFEPLPNNNYLSNNDYEEKLNALEVSEVIQMSDDMYGSYYSAINENPREYVGRKIKVNGFVYKEEGLTTNQLVISRFMITHCIADASILGFLTEFEEANTYEEDTWIEIEGVLDVALYNGYELPIIRTSEVKVIEEPIEPYVYPVLTLVQG; from the coding sequence ATGAGACTCAATTCTCATCACGTTTTAAAAGCAATTATTTTGGGCTATTTTATGTTGTTCTTTATTCAGCTACAATACTCGGGGGATATTATTAAATATATCAATCCTAAGTATGATGTAATGAGTAAAATTGCAGCAGGGGTTTTCATTGTGTTATTTATCATTCAGTTGCCAAGAATGTTTAAGCACAAACATAAACATCATGTATGTACGAGCCATTGTCATCATGATCATGGCAATACTCGATTTGGAATAAAAAGACTTGTTAGTTATTGTGTTATAGCTTTTCCACTCATAACAGGATTTACAATGGAACCAGTAACGTTGAATGCATCAATAGCTTCTAATAAGGGGACAGTTTTACCTCAAGCTAATAAAAGTGAAATTAGTAGAGAAGATGGTGATTCCTTATTGGAAGATGCAAGTTCTTTAGCGGAGAAAGAAGGCATTGATATTTATAGCGATGAATTTGAGCCACTTCCAAATAATAATTATCTTTCTAATAATGATTATGAGGAAAAGCTTAATGCCCTTGAAGTTTCAGAAGTGATTCAAATGAGCGATGATATGTACGGATCCTATTATAGTGCTATAAATGAAAATCCAAGGGAGTATGTTGGAAGAAAGATTAAAGTGAATGGGTTTGTTTACAAGGAAGAAGGCCTCACAACAAACCAGCTTGTAATTTCACGATTTATGATTACTCATTGTATTGCTGACGCTAGCATACTAGGCTTTTTAACAGAATTTGAGGAAGCAAATACTTATGAAGAGGATACATGGATTGAAATTGAAGGTGTATTAGATGTCGCATTATATAATGGTTATGAATTGCCAATAATCCGTACATCGGAAGTGAAAGTTATAGAGGAACCAATAGAGCCCTATGTTTACCCAGTGTTAACCTTAGTGCAAGGATGA
- a CDS encoding permease, producing the protein MHTRQEPSAQLKNIVLIFLLICFIFVSPMFIVGENISDSFQQLNTIFLSILIEAIPFVLIGVLIAGFIQIFITEDHIKAWIPKNKIMAVIMSCIVGALFPACECGIVPIVRRLIGKGVPLYAAIGFLLTGPLINPIVILSTYMAFGNDMKMAMLRMGVGFAAALAIALIVSVLFKGNQLKHNKDSFALQTSNRKQSFGHKIKGMFEHSIDEFFDMSKYLIIGAFVAAALQTYVSTQSLFIFGDSVVHSTMVMMVLAFVLSLCSEADAFIGASFRNIVPSTSILAFLIYGPMIDLKNTIMLCSVFKAKFVFILFIFITSIVFLFVTFTSFI; encoded by the coding sequence ATGCATACTAGGCAGGAGCCATCTGCTCAATTAAAAAATATAGTATTAATCTTTCTACTAATTTGTTTTATATTTGTAAGCCCAATGTTCATTGTCGGTGAAAACATCTCAGATTCCTTTCAACAATTAAATACGATTTTTCTAAGTATATTAATAGAGGCAATTCCATTTGTTTTAATAGGTGTATTAATTGCGGGTTTTATCCAAATTTTTATAACGGAAGATCATATTAAAGCATGGATTCCTAAAAATAAAATAATGGCTGTTATTATGAGCTGTATTGTGGGGGCGTTATTTCCTGCTTGTGAATGTGGCATTGTCCCGATTGTTCGAAGACTCATAGGTAAAGGAGTTCCTCTGTATGCTGCTATTGGCTTTCTTTTAACCGGACCTCTCATTAACCCAATTGTTATCTTATCGACTTATATGGCTTTTGGAAATGATATGAAGATGGCCATGCTACGGATGGGAGTTGGTTTTGCAGCAGCTTTAGCAATTGCGCTAATTGTAAGTGTACTATTTAAAGGGAATCAGTTGAAACATAACAAAGATTCTTTTGCATTGCAGACTAGTAATAGGAAGCAATCCTTTGGCCATAAAATAAAAGGTATGTTTGAGCATTCCATTGATGAGTTTTTTGATATGAGTAAATACTTAATTATAGGTGCGTTTGTCGCAGCAGCCTTACAAACTTATGTTTCTACTCAATCTCTGTTTATATTCGGAGATAGTGTTGTTCATTCAACAATGGTGATGATGGTGTTAGCTTTTGTCCTATCTTTATGTTCTGAGGCAGATGCCTTCATAGGTGCTTCATTTAGAAATATCGTTCCTTCAACATCTATTTTAGCATTCTTAATATACGGCCCGATGATTGATTTGAAAAATACAATCATGTTGTGTAGTGTTTTTAAAGCGAAATTTGTCTTTATTTTATTTATTTTTATTACGTCCATTGTCTTTTTATTTGTTACGTTTACTAGTTTCATATAA
- a CDS encoding metal ABC transporter solute-binding protein, Zn/Mn family, which produces MKKIMFAILSLFLLSACGNEAEDTKESDIELEQLEIYTTVYPLQYFAERIGGDRVSVHSIYPPGANEHTFEPTQADMIKLAEADAVFYIGLGLEGFIDNAQNTLQNEKVKFVATAEDISKDLLQEGHSHDEHHEHANTTDHNHGEEVEQLEEHSHENETVHEHTEEHLHDEEQNHEHTEGHAHDDESAYDHEEHEETYHEDHEHHYAEGEVDPHVWISPLLSQKLAESIKNELIALDEEGTADYEKNYELLVKDLEELHQSFEDMAKDANQTTFFVSHAAFGYLAETYGLTQVPVAGINSSDEPSQKELVGIVEEAQRLGVKYIAFEQNVSSHLTEIIQNEIGAESVQLHNLSVLTQEEIDRNENYLTLMKYNLETLEKILNY; this is translated from the coding sequence ATGAAAAAAATAATGTTTGCAATACTGTCTTTATTTTTATTAAGTGCCTGTGGTAATGAGGCAGAAGATACTAAAGAGTCTGATATAGAATTAGAACAACTTGAAATTTATACAACGGTATATCCATTACAATATTTTGCCGAACGGATTGGTGGAGATCGTGTAAGCGTTCATTCGATTTATCCACCTGGTGCAAATGAACACACATTTGAACCTACTCAAGCAGATATGATTAAACTCGCGGAAGCAGATGCTGTGTTTTATATTGGCCTTGGTCTAGAGGGGTTCATTGATAATGCACAAAATACATTACAAAACGAGAAAGTCAAGTTTGTTGCAACAGCAGAGGATATATCGAAGGATCTTTTGCAAGAAGGCCATTCTCACGACGAACATCATGAACATGCAAACACAACTGATCACAATCATGGAGAAGAAGTAGAACAATTAGAAGAACATTCTCATGAGAATGAGACAGTTCACGAACATACAGAGGAACATTTGCATGATGAAGAGCAAAATCACGAACATACAGAGGGACATGCTCATGACGATGAGTCTGCTTACGATCATGAAGAACACGAAGAAACTTACCATGAAGATCATGAACATCATTATGCAGAAGGTGAAGTTGACCCACATGTTTGGATTTCTCCCTTACTTAGTCAGAAGCTAGCCGAATCAATTAAAAATGAATTGATTGCACTTGATGAAGAAGGGACAGCAGATTACGAAAAAAATTATGAGCTGCTTGTAAAGGACTTGGAAGAACTTCATCAGTCATTCGAAGACATGGCTAAGGATGCAAATCAAACGACATTCTTTGTTTCTCATGCAGCATTTGGATACTTAGCAGAGACGTACGGCCTAACACAAGTACCGGTTGCGGGAATTAATAGTTCAGACGAACCGTCTCAGAAGGAGTTAGTTGGCATCGTAGAGGAAGCACAAAGGCTAGGGGTAAAGTACATCGCTTTTGAACAGAACGTTTCATCACATTTAACAGAAATTATTCAGAATGAAATTGGTGCAGAGTCAGTACAATTGCATAACTTAAGTGTCTTAACCCAAGAAGAAATTGATCGTAACGAAAACTACTTGACATTAATGAAGTACAATTTAGAAACACTGGAAAAGATATTAAACTACTAA
- a CDS encoding D-glycerate dehydrogenase yields MKPKVLITRKVPEAVIEKMKAFCEVTVWDYEDTPIPYELLEEKVTDIDGLFCMLTDSINKELMQKAPKLKVISNLAVGYNNIDVEEATKRGIMVTNTPDVLTETTADLTFALLMATARRLVEASDFLRDGQWKTWSPMLLTGQDIYGATLGVIGMGRIGEAVVRRAKGFNMNVIYHNRNRKMSIEEELGVTYEAFEDLLQKSDFIVIMTPLTPETKNLINGKHFKLMKQNAILINTARGGVVNETDLYEALKNGDIWAAGLDVFEQEPVSLDHPLLTLPNVVTLPHIGSASITTRIKMAELVATNIIMALNGEKPLNLVNKEIK; encoded by the coding sequence ATGAAACCAAAAGTATTGATTACGAGAAAAGTTCCAGAAGCGGTCATAGAAAAAATGAAAGCCTTCTGTGAGGTCACCGTATGGGACTATGAAGATACGCCAATACCTTATGAACTTTTAGAGGAAAAAGTTACAGACATAGATGGACTCTTTTGTATGTTAACGGATTCAATTAATAAAGAGCTAATGCAAAAAGCACCTAAATTAAAAGTGATTAGTAATTTAGCGGTCGGATATAACAACATTGATGTGGAGGAAGCTACGAAAAGAGGAATTATGGTAACAAATACTCCTGATGTTTTGACTGAAACTACAGCTGATCTAACTTTTGCATTATTAATGGCAACTGCTCGCCGCTTAGTTGAAGCATCTGATTTTCTAAGAGATGGCCAATGGAAAACTTGGTCACCGATGTTACTTACAGGTCAGGATATATATGGGGCAACACTTGGGGTTATCGGCATGGGGCGAATTGGTGAAGCGGTAGTAAGAAGAGCGAAGGGCTTCAACATGAATGTCATCTACCATAATCGAAATCGTAAAATGTCTATAGAGGAAGAATTAGGCGTAACCTATGAAGCTTTCGAGGACTTATTACAAAAGTCAGACTTTATTGTGATCATGACACCATTAACACCAGAAACAAAAAATCTAATTAATGGTAAGCATTTTAAACTAATGAAGCAAAATGCAATTCTTATTAACACAGCGCGCGGTGGAGTTGTCAATGAAACCGATTTATATGAAGCGCTAAAAAATGGGGATATATGGGCAGCGGGGTTAGATGTGTTTGAACAAGAACCAGTTTCTCTTGATCATCCATTATTAACTCTACCGAATGTCGTTACACTTCCGCATATTGGGAGTGCTAGTATTACAACTAGAATAAAAATGGCCGAGCTTGTGGCTACCAATATTATAATGGCATTGAACGGGGAAAAGCCATTGAACTTGGTGAATAAGGAAATTAAATAA
- a CDS encoding GNAT family N-acetyltransferase — translation MIYKLTEGTDLNRLIEIWYEGSVIAHDFIDKDYWKSQQTDMKEKYLPMSETYVIKNENDIVGFISMVDDYLAALFIDIKCQGEGHGHSLLNYIKERREKIQLKVYKKNEKAVHFYLRNGFVIKQELLDERTGEEEYLMVWENV, via the coding sequence ATGATCTATAAACTAACTGAAGGAACAGATTTGAACAGATTAATAGAAATTTGGTATGAAGGCTCCGTAATTGCTCATGATTTTATTGATAAGGATTATTGGAAATCACAACAAACAGATATGAAAGAAAAGTATCTTCCAATGTCTGAAACCTATGTTATAAAAAATGAAAATGACATCGTTGGATTTATTTCAATGGTCGATGATTATTTGGCTGCACTTTTTATTGATATAAAATGTCAGGGTGAAGGACATGGTCATTCATTGTTAAACTATATCAAAGAACGTAGAGAAAAAATTCAACTAAAGGTGTACAAGAAAAATGAAAAAGCCGTTCATTTCTACTTGAGAAACGGCTTTGTTATTAAGCAAGAATTATTGGATGAACGAACTGGTGAGGAAGAGTATTTGATGGTATGGGAGAATGTCTAA
- a CDS encoding MBL fold metallo-hydrolase, translating to MFEKYQKGKKRVYPIIYKEQYGNLSSVNCYLYDNGITLTLIDAGLRTDNFLEFFHYNLKQYHLSIQDIDQIFLTHHHDDHIGLVNELLKVKRIAVYAHYLAIPRILFDENYLKNKYNFFLKIYEEYGCLDIASQRFKTMEQTLLNREQLRLQTEVFPLHNGDVLDEMTVMEVLGHSPDSIIFYEPSLKWQFSGDLVLENATTNALIDFNEELQLLPTVSQYQQSLIHCRELETEWMFPGHQNPFQQHELEIGKKLNRIERKEKRIIEAVAKGHQDTLSIAYALYGKKVEIITSLVLSEVIGYLEFAVARGNLSKTKVNSQWKFEA from the coding sequence ATGTTTGAGAAATATCAAAAGGGAAAGAAGCGGGTGTATCCCATTATATATAAGGAACAGTATGGTAACCTTTCATCCGTTAACTGCTATTTGTATGATAATGGTATTACGTTAACATTAATTGACGCAGGGCTGCGTACGGATAATTTTTTAGAATTTTTCCACTATAATTTAAAGCAATACCACTTATCAATACAGGATATTGATCAAATTTTTCTGACCCACCATCATGATGATCATATAGGACTAGTCAATGAACTCTTAAAAGTGAAACGAATCGCTGTTTACGCACATTATTTGGCAATCCCTCGTATCCTTTTCGATGAGAACTATTTAAAAAACAAATACAATTTCTTTCTTAAAATCTATGAAGAATATGGTTGTCTAGATATTGCATCACAGCGCTTTAAAACAATGGAACAAACTTTATTGAATAGAGAGCAACTAAGACTTCAAACAGAGGTATTTCCATTACATAATGGGGATGTACTTGATGAGATGACTGTGATGGAGGTACTGGGTCATTCTCCTGACTCCATTATCTTCTATGAACCTTCATTAAAATGGCAGTTTTCCGGAGATTTGGTGCTAGAGAATGCTACAACGAATGCATTGATTGATTTTAATGAAGAGTTGCAATTACTTCCAACCGTATCACAATATCAACAATCATTAATCCATTGTCGTGAACTTGAGACGGAATGGATGTTTCCAGGCCATCAAAATCCATTTCAACAACATGAGCTGGAAATTGGTAAAAAATTAAACCGTATTGAGCGGAAAGAGAAGAGAATCATTGAAGCTGTTGCAAAAGGACATCAAGATACATTGTCGATTGCATACGCACTTTACGGGAAAAAAGTTGAAATAATCACATCTTTAGTTTTATCAGAAGTCATCGGGTATTTAGAATTCGCCGTAGCGAGAGGGAATTTATCAAAAACGAAGGTCAATAGTCAATGGAAGTTTGAGGCTTAA
- a CDS encoding GRAM domain-containing protein: protein MTVNLLTDEKILVEKTPANLFKGMEAVGGKLTITDKRLIFNAHKLNLQGGATEIHLTDIDSVTKASTFKIIPNRLIVHTKEGKTYKFVVYKRDKLWQLISDHLQ from the coding sequence ATGACAGTGAACCTACTGACAGACGAAAAGATTTTAGTTGAAAAAACACCTGCGAATTTATTTAAAGGAATGGAAGCGGTTGGAGGAAAATTAACTATTACAGATAAAAGACTAATTTTCAATGCCCATAAATTAAATTTACAAGGTGGAGCAACTGAAATTCATTTGACTGACATTGATTCTGTTACTAAAGCTAGTACTTTCAAAATTATTCCGAATCGACTAATCGTTCATACAAAAGAAGGCAAAACATATAAATTTGTTGTTTATAAAAGGGACAAATTATGGCAATTGATTTCAGATCATCTTCAATAA
- a CDS encoding multidrug effflux MFS transporter, which translates to MNDSLGNLSHAKNNDINSKRMKLAAILGSLAAFAPLTIDMYLPALPLIAEELSTSQSFVQLSLTFFLVGLALGQLWIGPMSDSKGRRKPLLIGLIIYSIASILCAFSPTIWIFIFLRFVQGLSGAAGIVLSRAIVRDLYSGSEMTKFFSLLALVNGIAPILAPILGGVILLFAPWKAVFIILSFVGLAMFFVVLFYLPESRPVENRTAGGIVQTAKTFKRLFLDRSFIGNALSLAFVFTMMFAYISGSSFVLQNVYEVTPQVYSLIFALNGLGIVIAAQVTGRLAGKFGELKFLVIGITMAFLGASILLVMLLFQASLVLILLPLFIAISSMGIVSTTGQSLALQNQGKIAGSASALIGVLQYVLAGTAAPLTGLGANPAISMGIVMTLGSIGAILSFLFIVRATESKTPIVNQQ; encoded by the coding sequence ATGAATGATTCTTTAGGGAATCTAAGTCATGCAAAAAACAATGACATTAACTCAAAGCGTATGAAACTAGCTGCGATATTAGGATCATTAGCTGCATTTGCACCACTAACGATTGATATGTATTTGCCAGCACTCCCCCTAATAGCAGAAGAGTTAAGTACATCCCAATCATTTGTTCAACTTAGTCTTACCTTTTTCTTAGTTGGTTTGGCTTTGGGACAATTATGGATTGGACCAATGAGTGATTCGAAAGGGCGTCGTAAACCACTTCTAATTGGGTTGATCATCTATAGTATCGCTTCAATTTTGTGTGCTTTTTCACCGACTATTTGGATATTCATCTTTTTACGGTTTGTTCAGGGGCTATCGGGTGCAGCGGGAATTGTGCTATCCCGTGCAATTGTCCGTGATCTTTACTCCGGGAGTGAAATGACGAAGTTTTTCTCTTTGTTAGCATTAGTTAATGGCATTGCGCCAATACTTGCTCCGATTTTAGGAGGAGTTATACTATTATTTGCACCTTGGAAAGCAGTATTTATCATTTTAAGTTTTGTAGGCTTAGCGATGTTTTTTGTCGTTCTGTTTTATTTACCAGAATCCCGTCCGGTTGAGAACCGAACAGCAGGAGGAATTGTTCAAACAGCTAAGACATTCAAGCGATTGTTTTTAGATCGTAGCTTTATTGGCAATGCTTTGTCGCTTGCTTTTGTTTTTACCATGATGTTTGCTTATATATCTGGCTCTTCTTTTGTTCTACAAAATGTGTATGAGGTAACTCCACAAGTTTACAGTTTAATCTTTGCGCTGAATGGCCTTGGTATCGTAATCGCAGCACAAGTAACAGGAAGACTAGCAGGGAAATTTGGTGAGTTAAAATTTTTAGTTATTGGAATAACGATGGCATTCTTAGGAGCTAGCATTCTACTTGTAATGCTACTATTCCAAGCAAGTTTAGTACTCATTTTACTACCGTTATTTATTGCCATTTCAAGTATGGGGATCGTGAGTACTACAGGCCAATCGTTAGCCTTACAAAATCAAGGGAAAATTGCAGGAAGTGCTTCTGCATTAATTGGCGTTTTACAGTACGTATTGGCTGGAACAGCAGCACCTTTAACAGGTTTAGGAGCAAACCCGGCGATATCAATGGGGATTGTCATGACATTAGGAAGTATTGGAGCGATTCTATCATTTTTATTTATTGTCAGAGCAACAGAATCCAAGACACCTATAGTCAACCAGCAATGA
- a CDS encoding DUF2306 domain-containing protein, whose protein sequence is MKKLIWYIVTFLAISVSGYTIVQYLIFGADKSGFVMTKIGLGEVLNQLWYVMLYIHAISSLVALVLGPFLLSRKFRNKNQTKHKQMGMVYYICILFGGLSGLYLAFEATGGIISTIGFAFLAIFWLVSAGMALYKIKHRLVYLHRKWMIRNYALSLAAVTLRLWLLIFVLIGGFENYETSYMIIAWLCWVPNLLIAEIYLKKLCI, encoded by the coding sequence TTGAAGAAGTTAATTTGGTACATTGTTACGTTTTTAGCAATCAGTGTTTCAGGCTACACCATTGTACAGTATTTAATTTTTGGAGCTGACAAGTCTGGTTTTGTAATGACCAAAATTGGTTTGGGGGAGGTATTAAATCAGCTTTGGTATGTCATGTTATATATCCATGCGATTTCCAGTTTAGTTGCTTTAGTTTTAGGTCCATTTCTTTTATCTCGTAAATTCAGGAATAAAAATCAAACCAAACATAAACAAATGGGCATGGTTTATTATATTTGCATATTGTTTGGTGGTTTATCCGGCCTTTATTTAGCTTTTGAAGCAACAGGTGGAATCATCTCTACAATAGGGTTCGCTTTTTTAGCAATCTTTTGGCTTGTATCAGCGGGAATGGCTCTCTATAAAATTAAACATCGTTTAGTCTATCTCCATCGTAAGTGGATGATTCGAAACTACGCCTTATCACTGGCGGCTGTAACGTTGAGGCTGTGGTTACTCATATTCGTGTTAATAGGAGGCTTTGAAAACTATGAAACAAGTTATATGATCATCGCATGGTTATGTTGGGTTCCGAATTTACTAATTGCGGAGATTTATTTGAAGAAGCTGTGCATATAG
- a CDS encoding DUF3298 domain-containing protein — protein MDKKFEELKKEYHDILIPEELDAVVNKALRQKTRKKRVTTSIVGMAAASAIFIGGLNTSPTFAKAMSEIPILESIVNVLTITEFNVNEETYNADIEVPAIENLENKSLQDALNQKYLEESKALYKQFQTDVEQLEELGGGHMGVASGYEIKTNTDQILAIGRYVENTVGSSSTTYQFDTIDKQNELLITLPSLFKSDAYIDIISEEIKRQMISQMNQDFNVIYWVDHPNQEEDMLSDLFEKIKPEQNFYINDNSKLVIVFDKYEIAPGYMGVIEFTIPTEVLSEVLVSHEYIK, from the coding sequence ATGGATAAAAAATTTGAAGAATTAAAGAAAGAGTATCATGACATTCTGATTCCTGAAGAATTAGACGCTGTTGTAAATAAAGCACTACGTCAAAAAACAAGAAAGAAAAGAGTAACAACATCAATTGTAGGTATGGCAGCAGCATCAGCTATTTTTATTGGGGGCTTAAACACAAGTCCAACTTTTGCCAAGGCGATGAGTGAAATACCTATACTAGAAAGTATTGTGAACGTATTAACAATAACTGAATTCAACGTGAATGAGGAAACGTATAATGCGGATATAGAAGTGCCAGCAATTGAAAACCTTGAGAATAAATCATTACAAGATGCACTTAACCAAAAATATTTAGAGGAAAGCAAAGCCTTATATAAACAATTCCAAACTGATGTAGAACAACTAGAAGAACTTGGTGGTGGACATATGGGGGTTGCCAGTGGTTATGAAATCAAAACGAATACCGATCAAATATTAGCAATCGGTAGATATGTTGAAAATACTGTTGGTTCATCCTCAACTACATATCAATTCGACACGATTGATAAGCAAAATGAGCTACTAATTACTTTACCTAGTCTGTTTAAAAGTGATGCATATATTGACATAATTAGTGAGGAGATTAAACGTCAAATGATTTCCCAAATGAATCAAGATTTTAACGTCATTTATTGGGTAGATCATCCGAATCAAGAGGAAGACATGCTCAGTGACCTGTTTGAGAAAATAAAACCAGAACAAAATTTCTACATTAATGACAATAGTAAACTAGTTATTGTTTTCGATAAATATGAAATTGCTCCAGGTTATATGGGAGTTATTGAATTTACTATACCTACAGAGGTGTTATCGGAAGTTTTGGTAAGTCATGAGTATATAAAATAA
- a CDS encoding RNA polymerase sigma factor: MLTDLLLTDKERFYRIAFSYVHNKDDALDIIQDSIHKALKTVHKLNNTEGLRSWFIRIVINTSLDLLRKQKREMIVDDDTLEFVSPNSNDHYENLDLVRVLDSLSPKYRMIIILKFFEDLTIREIAEILNENENTIKTRLYNGLKALRVQIKDKSCLEAN, translated from the coding sequence ATGCTAACAGATTTACTATTAACTGACAAAGAACGTTTTTATCGAATAGCTTTTAGTTATGTACATAACAAAGATGATGCATTAGATATTATTCAAGATTCAATTCACAAAGCCCTAAAAACAGTACATAAGTTAAATAATACGGAAGGCTTAAGAAGTTGGTTTATTCGCATCGTCATTAATACATCGCTAGATTTATTACGGAAACAAAAAAGGGAAATGATAGTGGATGATGATACATTAGAATTTGTTAGTCCTAATAGTAATGATCATTATGAAAATCTTGATTTAGTAAGAGTACTAGATAGTTTATCACCTAAGTATCGGATGATTATCATACTTAAGTTTTTTGAAGACTTAACGATTCGTGAAATAGCGGAAATCTTAAATGAAAATGAAAACACAATTAAAACCCGTCTTTATAATGGGCTTAAAGCACTTAGAGTTCAAATCAAGGACAAATCCTGTTTGGAGGCTAATTAA